A stretch of Pomacea canaliculata isolate SZHN2017 linkage group LG6, ASM307304v1, whole genome shotgun sequence DNA encodes these proteins:
- the LOC112566766 gene encoding uncharacterized protein LOC112566766 isoform X4 encodes MNVCHTTVSGWQLSEPFGGRSLHSGWPSQIPRADQGQVVKRVEILLCTLDRVARQLLERSAQVESKRQAVQQLIDNIAVSEHAVEARALELAEDVLECEYRERQQAMHVMAVHSLQQEQGELEKLLVPQVKVLRETMDQLEEKEERLRRVQMLYYAVKEHCKQDLTVLEQQARDSLQEASAWKECRTCDIAQKLEMMNVDSMRQHKAEREVTVLRNQLHHLQKWGGEALQTKLLQCSRSRLIKQRISELQRLLSSPDQVVPPDSELQGFQDPFPASDIFVNDNQRTTDFLLADGAPSLTANQVEEYLSREFGFVVRGDFLMFCRLKEELGNAGLAYLAHKVRDASSLRKDALDPCQTRVFADPTELRRILHVLQDIAFQFRENNSLTESVLDKWNIFLRDNLISTDPQQRCSATPVKRGKGKKSRAKHSPTSTQSTTPPGSKDNVSSRSSISRLKRAFGITHKKSQHAQTA; translated from the exons ATGAACGTGTGTCACACTACTGTCAGCGGCTGGCAGCTCTCGGAGCCTTTTGGCGGCAGATCACTGCACTCGGGATGGCCCAG TCAGATCCCACGTGCTGACCAGGGTCAAGTGGTCAAACGGGTGGAGATATTACTTTGTACGCTGGACCGGGTGGCCCGCCAGCTGTTAGAACGATCGGCTCAAGTGGAATCTAAGAGGCAGGCCGTTCAGCAGCTTATTGACAATATAG ccGTGTCTGAGCACGCAGTGGAGGCGCGGGCCCTGGAGCTGGCGGAGGACGTGCTGGAATGCGAGTACCGCGAGCGTCAGCAGGCTATGCACGTCATGGCTGTACACTCCCTGCAGCAGGAACAAG GTGAGCTGGAGAAGCTGCTAGTGCCCCAAGTCAAGGTACTGAGAGAGACGATGGACCAActggaagaaaaggaagagcGCCTCAGGCGCGTGCAG ATGTTGTACTATGCCGTGAAAGAGCACTGTAAACAAGATCTGACTGTGCTGGAACAACAGGCCCGAGACTCGCTGCAAGAAGCTTCTGCATGGAAGGAATGCAGGACATGTG ACATCGCGCAGAAGTTGGAGATGATGAATGTGGACAGCATGCGACAGCACAAAGCTGAGCGGGAGGTGACGGTTCTGCGAAACCAG TTGCACCACTTGCAGAAGTGGGGCGGGGAGGCGCTGCAGACCAAGTTGCTGCAGTGCTCTCGTTCCCGTCTGATAAAGCAGCGCATCAGCGAGCTGCAGAGGCTGTTGTCTTCGCCAGACCAGGTCGTCCCTCCAGACAGCGAACTGCAGGGCTTCCAGGACCCCTTCCCAGCCTCCGACATCTTCGTCAACGACAACCAGCGGACCACGGATTTTCTACTGGCCGACGGCGCTCCCAGCCTCACCGCCAATCAG gtggaagagtACCTGAGCAGAGAGTTTGGTTTCGTGGTACGCGGCGACTTCCTCATGTTCTGTCGACTAAAGGAGGAGCTGGGCAATGCTGGTCTGGCTTACCTGGCACACAAGGTGCGCGACGCTAGCAGTCTTCGTAAGGACGCCCTTGATCCATGTCAG ACGAGGGTTTTCGCCGATCCTACGGAGTTGCGGCGGATACTTCACGTGTTGCAAGACATCGCCTTTCAGTTTCGCGAAAACAACAGTCTGACGGAGAGCGTGCTGGACAAAtggaacatcttcctacgcgaCAACCTCATCTCCACCGACCCTCAGCAGCGCTGCAGCGCCACCCCAGTCAAGCGCGGCAAGGGTAAGAAAAGCCGCGCCAAACACTCGCCCACCAGCACCCAATCCACCACCCCGCCAGGTAGCAAGGACAACGTGAGCTCACGCTCATCCATCTCTCGCCTCAAGCGGGCCTTTGGCATCACTCACAAGAAGAGCCAGCATGCCCAGACGGCCTGA
- the LOC112566766 gene encoding uncharacterized protein LOC112566766 isoform X5: protein MSKVATLSRVGSSPSDVLQDSVVQQAQLKFLSCVDLNERVSHYCQRLAALGAFWRQITALGMAQVQDRQIPRADQGQVVKRVEILLCTLDRVARQLLERSAQVESKRQAVQQLIDNIAVSEHAVEARALELAEDVLECEYRERQQAMHVMAVHSLQQEQGELEKLLVPQVKVLRETMDQLEEKEERLRRVQMLYYAVKEHCKQDLTVLEQQARDSLQEASAWKECRTCDIAQKLEMMNVDSMRQHKAEREVTVLRNQLHHLQKWGGEALQTKLLQCSRSRLIKQRISELQRLLSSPDQVVPPDSELQGFQDPFPASDIFVNDNQRTTDFLLADGAPSLTANQNINFCASDVARETTTAALKLKFDVMATGGRVPEQRVWFRGTRRLPHVLSTKGGAGQCWSGLPGTQGARR from the exons ATGAGCAAAGTGGCGACGTTGTCGCGTGTTGGGTCCTCACCCAGTGACGTCCTGCAGGACAGTGTGGTTCAACAGGCACAGCTGAAGTTCCTGTCCTGCGTCGATCTCAATGAACGTGTGTCACACTACTGTCAGCGGCTGGCAGCTCTCGGAGCCTTTTGGCGGCAGATCACTGCACTCGGGATGGCCCAGGTTCAAGATCG TCAGATCCCACGTGCTGACCAGGGTCAAGTGGTCAAACGGGTGGAGATATTACTTTGTACGCTGGACCGGGTGGCCCGCCAGCTGTTAGAACGATCGGCTCAAGTGGAATCTAAGAGGCAGGCCGTTCAGCAGCTTATTGACAATATAG ccGTGTCTGAGCACGCAGTGGAGGCGCGGGCCCTGGAGCTGGCGGAGGACGTGCTGGAATGCGAGTACCGCGAGCGTCAGCAGGCTATGCACGTCATGGCTGTACACTCCCTGCAGCAGGAACAAG GTGAGCTGGAGAAGCTGCTAGTGCCCCAAGTCAAGGTACTGAGAGAGACGATGGACCAActggaagaaaaggaagagcGCCTCAGGCGCGTGCAG ATGTTGTACTATGCCGTGAAAGAGCACTGTAAACAAGATCTGACTGTGCTGGAACAACAGGCCCGAGACTCGCTGCAAGAAGCTTCTGCATGGAAGGAATGCAGGACATGTG ACATCGCGCAGAAGTTGGAGATGATGAATGTGGACAGCATGCGACAGCACAAAGCTGAGCGGGAGGTGACGGTTCTGCGAAACCAG TTGCACCACTTGCAGAAGTGGGGCGGGGAGGCGCTGCAGACCAAGTTGCTGCAGTGCTCTCGTTCCCGTCTGATAAAGCAGCGCATCAGCGAGCTGCAGAGGCTGTTGTCTTCGCCAGACCAGGTCGTCCCTCCAGACAGCGAACTGCAGGGCTTCCAGGACCCCTTCCCAGCCTCCGACATCTTCGTCAACGACAACCAGCGGACCACGGATTTTCTACTGGCCGACGGCGCTCCCAGCCTCACCGCCAATCAG aATATAAACTTTTGTGCCAGCGATGTGGCGCGTGAGACAACCACCGCTGCACTAAAGCTCAAGTTTGACGTTATggcaacaggtggaagagtACCTGAGCAGAGAGTTTGGTTTCGTGGTACGCGGCGACTTCCTCATGTTCTGTCGACTAAAGGAGGAGCTGGGCAATGCTGGTCTGGCTTACCTGGCACACAAGGTGCGCGACGCTAG
- the LOC112566766 gene encoding uncharacterized protein LOC112566766 isoform X2, with translation MSKVATLSRVGSSPSDVLQDSVVQQAQLKFLSCVDLNERVSHYCQRLAALGAFWRQITALGMAQIPRADQGQVVKRVEILLCTLDRVARQLLERSAQVESKRQAVQQLIDNIAVSEHAVEARALELAEDVLECEYRERQQAMHVMAVHSLQQEQGELEKLLVPQVKVLRETMDQLEEKEERLRRVQMLYYAVKEHCKQDLTVLEQQARDSLQEASAWKECRTCDIAQKLEMMNVDSMRQHKAEREVTVLRNQLHHLQKWGGEALQTKLLQCSRSRLIKQRISELQRLLSSPDQVVPPDSELQGFQDPFPASDIFVNDNQRTTDFLLADGAPSLTANQVEEYLSREFGFVVRGDFLMFCRLKEELGNAGLAYLAHKVRDASSLRKDALDPCQTRVFADPTELRRILHVLQDIAFQFRENNSLTESVLDKWNIFLRDNLISTDPQQRCSATPVKRGKGKKSRAKHSPTSTQSTTPPGSKDNVSSRSSISRLKRAFGITHKKSQHAQTA, from the exons ATGAGCAAAGTGGCGACGTTGTCGCGTGTTGGGTCCTCACCCAGTGACGTCCTGCAGGACAGTGTGGTTCAACAGGCACAGCTGAAGTTCCTGTCCTGCGTCGATCTCAATGAACGTGTGTCACACTACTGTCAGCGGCTGGCAGCTCTCGGAGCCTTTTGGCGGCAGATCACTGCACTCGGGATGGCCCAG ATCCCACGTGCTGACCAGGGTCAAGTGGTCAAACGGGTGGAGATATTACTTTGTACGCTGGACCGGGTGGCCCGCCAGCTGTTAGAACGATCGGCTCAAGTGGAATCTAAGAGGCAGGCCGTTCAGCAGCTTATTGACAATATAG ccGTGTCTGAGCACGCAGTGGAGGCGCGGGCCCTGGAGCTGGCGGAGGACGTGCTGGAATGCGAGTACCGCGAGCGTCAGCAGGCTATGCACGTCATGGCTGTACACTCCCTGCAGCAGGAACAAG GTGAGCTGGAGAAGCTGCTAGTGCCCCAAGTCAAGGTACTGAGAGAGACGATGGACCAActggaagaaaaggaagagcGCCTCAGGCGCGTGCAG ATGTTGTACTATGCCGTGAAAGAGCACTGTAAACAAGATCTGACTGTGCTGGAACAACAGGCCCGAGACTCGCTGCAAGAAGCTTCTGCATGGAAGGAATGCAGGACATGTG ACATCGCGCAGAAGTTGGAGATGATGAATGTGGACAGCATGCGACAGCACAAAGCTGAGCGGGAGGTGACGGTTCTGCGAAACCAG TTGCACCACTTGCAGAAGTGGGGCGGGGAGGCGCTGCAGACCAAGTTGCTGCAGTGCTCTCGTTCCCGTCTGATAAAGCAGCGCATCAGCGAGCTGCAGAGGCTGTTGTCTTCGCCAGACCAGGTCGTCCCTCCAGACAGCGAACTGCAGGGCTTCCAGGACCCCTTCCCAGCCTCCGACATCTTCGTCAACGACAACCAGCGGACCACGGATTTTCTACTGGCCGACGGCGCTCCCAGCCTCACCGCCAATCAG gtggaagagtACCTGAGCAGAGAGTTTGGTTTCGTGGTACGCGGCGACTTCCTCATGTTCTGTCGACTAAAGGAGGAGCTGGGCAATGCTGGTCTGGCTTACCTGGCACACAAGGTGCGCGACGCTAGCAGTCTTCGTAAGGACGCCCTTGATCCATGTCAG ACGAGGGTTTTCGCCGATCCTACGGAGTTGCGGCGGATACTTCACGTGTTGCAAGACATCGCCTTTCAGTTTCGCGAAAACAACAGTCTGACGGAGAGCGTGCTGGACAAAtggaacatcttcctacgcgaCAACCTCATCTCCACCGACCCTCAGCAGCGCTGCAGCGCCACCCCAGTCAAGCGCGGCAAGGGTAAGAAAAGCCGCGCCAAACACTCGCCCACCAGCACCCAATCCACCACCCCGCCAGGTAGCAAGGACAACGTGAGCTCACGCTCATCCATCTCTCGCCTCAAGCGGGCCTTTGGCATCACTCACAAGAAGAGCCAGCATGCCCAGACGGCCTGA
- the LOC112566766 gene encoding uncharacterized protein LOC112566766 isoform X3, with translation MSKVATLSRVGSSPSDVLQDSVVQQAQLKFLSCVDLNERVSHYCQRLAALGAFWRQITALGMAQGQVVKRVEILLCTLDRVARQLLERSAQVESKRQAVQQLIDNIAVSEHAVEARALELAEDVLECEYRERQQAMHVMAVHSLQQEQGELEKLLVPQVKVLRETMDQLEEKEERLRRVQMLYYAVKEHCKQDLTVLEQQARDSLQEASAWKECRTCDIAQKLEMMNVDSMRQHKAEREVTVLRNQLHHLQKWGGEALQTKLLQCSRSRLIKQRISELQRLLSSPDQVVPPDSELQGFQDPFPASDIFVNDNQRTTDFLLADGAPSLTANQVEEYLSREFGFVVRGDFLMFCRLKEELGNAGLAYLAHKVRDASSLRKDALDPCQTRVFADPTELRRILHVLQDIAFQFRENNSLTESVLDKWNIFLRDNLISTDPQQRCSATPVKRGKGKKSRAKHSPTSTQSTTPPGSKDNVSSRSSISRLKRAFGITHKKSQHAQTA, from the exons ATGAGCAAAGTGGCGACGTTGTCGCGTGTTGGGTCCTCACCCAGTGACGTCCTGCAGGACAGTGTGGTTCAACAGGCACAGCTGAAGTTCCTGTCCTGCGTCGATCTCAATGAACGTGTGTCACACTACTGTCAGCGGCTGGCAGCTCTCGGAGCCTTTTGGCGGCAGATCACTGCACTCGGGATGGCCCAG GGTCAAGTGGTCAAACGGGTGGAGATATTACTTTGTACGCTGGACCGGGTGGCCCGCCAGCTGTTAGAACGATCGGCTCAAGTGGAATCTAAGAGGCAGGCCGTTCAGCAGCTTATTGACAATATAG ccGTGTCTGAGCACGCAGTGGAGGCGCGGGCCCTGGAGCTGGCGGAGGACGTGCTGGAATGCGAGTACCGCGAGCGTCAGCAGGCTATGCACGTCATGGCTGTACACTCCCTGCAGCAGGAACAAG GTGAGCTGGAGAAGCTGCTAGTGCCCCAAGTCAAGGTACTGAGAGAGACGATGGACCAActggaagaaaaggaagagcGCCTCAGGCGCGTGCAG ATGTTGTACTATGCCGTGAAAGAGCACTGTAAACAAGATCTGACTGTGCTGGAACAACAGGCCCGAGACTCGCTGCAAGAAGCTTCTGCATGGAAGGAATGCAGGACATGTG ACATCGCGCAGAAGTTGGAGATGATGAATGTGGACAGCATGCGACAGCACAAAGCTGAGCGGGAGGTGACGGTTCTGCGAAACCAG TTGCACCACTTGCAGAAGTGGGGCGGGGAGGCGCTGCAGACCAAGTTGCTGCAGTGCTCTCGTTCCCGTCTGATAAAGCAGCGCATCAGCGAGCTGCAGAGGCTGTTGTCTTCGCCAGACCAGGTCGTCCCTCCAGACAGCGAACTGCAGGGCTTCCAGGACCCCTTCCCAGCCTCCGACATCTTCGTCAACGACAACCAGCGGACCACGGATTTTCTACTGGCCGACGGCGCTCCCAGCCTCACCGCCAATCAG gtggaagagtACCTGAGCAGAGAGTTTGGTTTCGTGGTACGCGGCGACTTCCTCATGTTCTGTCGACTAAAGGAGGAGCTGGGCAATGCTGGTCTGGCTTACCTGGCACACAAGGTGCGCGACGCTAGCAGTCTTCGTAAGGACGCCCTTGATCCATGTCAG ACGAGGGTTTTCGCCGATCCTACGGAGTTGCGGCGGATACTTCACGTGTTGCAAGACATCGCCTTTCAGTTTCGCGAAAACAACAGTCTGACGGAGAGCGTGCTGGACAAAtggaacatcttcctacgcgaCAACCTCATCTCCACCGACCCTCAGCAGCGCTGCAGCGCCACCCCAGTCAAGCGCGGCAAGGGTAAGAAAAGCCGCGCCAAACACTCGCCCACCAGCACCCAATCCACCACCCCGCCAGGTAGCAAGGACAACGTGAGCTCACGCTCATCCATCTCTCGCCTCAAGCGGGCCTTTGGCATCACTCACAAGAAGAGCCAGCATGCCCAGACGGCCTGA
- the LOC112566144 gene encoding uncharacterized protein LOC112566144 produces the protein MATAEQLKCARSNLTGNYNGWVEKLPLEGKPLISSVSAIQAFYDIFGDMKAVGSTLDILDDGFQFTGKFVTTDGEKEVSVSGSRYKQKTPRQSHVYVEFESGRVFDSSVDKPSATSSTNKSGLFMQDLKLFAAELCGEHETGDRSAMSIRCLELAEQADAFIKVSA, from the exons ATGGCAACAGCAGAACAGCTGAAATGTGCAAGGAGCAATTTAACAG GCAACTACAATGGATGGGTGGAGAAACTACCACTGGAGGGCAAGCCTCTCATAAGTAGCGTCTCTGCTATTCAGGCCTTTTATGATATATTTGGAGACATGAAAGCTGTGGGGTCCACTTTGGATATATTAGATGATGGCTTCCAGTTCACAGGAAAATTTGTCACCACAGATGGTGAAAA AGAAGTGAGTGTCTCGGGATCACGTTACAAACAAAAGACGCCTCGGCAGTCTCATGTCTATGTGGAATTTGAAAGTGGACGAGTGTTTGACTCAAGTGTTGACAAGCCATCAGCTACCTCAAGCACAAACAAATCTG GTTTGTTTATGCAAGATCTGAAATTGTTTGCTGCTGAGCTGTGTGGTGAACATGAAACAGGGGACAGAAGTGCCATGTCCATCAGATGTCTGGAACTTGCAGAGCAAGCTGATGCCTTTATTAAAGTATCAgcataa
- the LOC112566766 gene encoding uncharacterized protein LOC112566766 isoform X1 gives MSKVATLSRVGSSPSDVLQDSVVQQAQLKFLSCVDLNERVSHYCQRLAALGAFWRQITALGMAQVQDRQIPRADQGQVVKRVEILLCTLDRVARQLLERSAQVESKRQAVQQLIDNIAVSEHAVEARALELAEDVLECEYRERQQAMHVMAVHSLQQEQGELEKLLVPQVKVLRETMDQLEEKEERLRRVQMLYYAVKEHCKQDLTVLEQQARDSLQEASAWKECRTCDIAQKLEMMNVDSMRQHKAEREVTVLRNQLHHLQKWGGEALQTKLLQCSRSRLIKQRISELQRLLSSPDQVVPPDSELQGFQDPFPASDIFVNDNQRTTDFLLADGAPSLTANQVEEYLSREFGFVVRGDFLMFCRLKEELGNAGLAYLAHKVRDASSLRKDALDPCQTRVFADPTELRRILHVLQDIAFQFRENNSLTESVLDKWNIFLRDNLISTDPQQRCSATPVKRGKGKKSRAKHSPTSTQSTTPPGSKDNVSSRSSISRLKRAFGITHKKSQHAQTA, from the exons ATGAGCAAAGTGGCGACGTTGTCGCGTGTTGGGTCCTCACCCAGTGACGTCCTGCAGGACAGTGTGGTTCAACAGGCACAGCTGAAGTTCCTGTCCTGCGTCGATCTCAATGAACGTGTGTCACACTACTGTCAGCGGCTGGCAGCTCTCGGAGCCTTTTGGCGGCAGATCACTGCACTCGGGATGGCCCAGGTTCAAGATCG TCAGATCCCACGTGCTGACCAGGGTCAAGTGGTCAAACGGGTGGAGATATTACTTTGTACGCTGGACCGGGTGGCCCGCCAGCTGTTAGAACGATCGGCTCAAGTGGAATCTAAGAGGCAGGCCGTTCAGCAGCTTATTGACAATATAG ccGTGTCTGAGCACGCAGTGGAGGCGCGGGCCCTGGAGCTGGCGGAGGACGTGCTGGAATGCGAGTACCGCGAGCGTCAGCAGGCTATGCACGTCATGGCTGTACACTCCCTGCAGCAGGAACAAG GTGAGCTGGAGAAGCTGCTAGTGCCCCAAGTCAAGGTACTGAGAGAGACGATGGACCAActggaagaaaaggaagagcGCCTCAGGCGCGTGCAG ATGTTGTACTATGCCGTGAAAGAGCACTGTAAACAAGATCTGACTGTGCTGGAACAACAGGCCCGAGACTCGCTGCAAGAAGCTTCTGCATGGAAGGAATGCAGGACATGTG ACATCGCGCAGAAGTTGGAGATGATGAATGTGGACAGCATGCGACAGCACAAAGCTGAGCGGGAGGTGACGGTTCTGCGAAACCAG TTGCACCACTTGCAGAAGTGGGGCGGGGAGGCGCTGCAGACCAAGTTGCTGCAGTGCTCTCGTTCCCGTCTGATAAAGCAGCGCATCAGCGAGCTGCAGAGGCTGTTGTCTTCGCCAGACCAGGTCGTCCCTCCAGACAGCGAACTGCAGGGCTTCCAGGACCCCTTCCCAGCCTCCGACATCTTCGTCAACGACAACCAGCGGACCACGGATTTTCTACTGGCCGACGGCGCTCCCAGCCTCACCGCCAATCAG gtggaagagtACCTGAGCAGAGAGTTTGGTTTCGTGGTACGCGGCGACTTCCTCATGTTCTGTCGACTAAAGGAGGAGCTGGGCAATGCTGGTCTGGCTTACCTGGCACACAAGGTGCGCGACGCTAGCAGTCTTCGTAAGGACGCCCTTGATCCATGTCAG ACGAGGGTTTTCGCCGATCCTACGGAGTTGCGGCGGATACTTCACGTGTTGCAAGACATCGCCTTTCAGTTTCGCGAAAACAACAGTCTGACGGAGAGCGTGCTGGACAAAtggaacatcttcctacgcgaCAACCTCATCTCCACCGACCCTCAGCAGCGCTGCAGCGCCACCCCAGTCAAGCGCGGCAAGGGTAAGAAAAGCCGCGCCAAACACTCGCCCACCAGCACCCAATCCACCACCCCGCCAGGTAGCAAGGACAACGTGAGCTCACGCTCATCCATCTCTCGCCTCAAGCGGGCCTTTGGCATCACTCACAAGAAGAGCCAGCATGCCCAGACGGCCTGA
- the LOC112567259 gene encoding biliverdin reductase A-like gives MTSGFRTFGVVVVGIGTAGRVRLRDLQECGSTISLELKGFVSRHESEIPGVTKLSYEECLARSDIHAVIICTEPHTHENLIRQALYSNKHVLVEYPVALSSQIAQDLYQQANRKGLVLHEEISDF, from the exons ATGACTTCTGGCTTCCGAACCTttggcgttgttgttgttggtattGGAACAGCAGGGCGGGTGCGTTTAAGAGATTTACAAGAATGCGGCTCTACCATTAGTTTGGAACTGAAAGGGTTTGTCTCCAG GCATGAAAGCGAAATTCCTGGTGTGACTAAGTTGTCCTATGAAGAATGTTTGGCCAGATCTGACATCCATGCTGTAATAATCTGCACCGAGCCGCACACCCATGAGAACCTTATAAG ACAAGCACTCTACAGCAACAAACATGTCCTGGTTGAATACCCTGTTGCCTTGTCATCACAGATAGCTCAAGACTTGTATCAGCAAGCAAACCGTAAAG GTCTTGTACTTCATGAAGAAATATCAGACTTCTGA